A genomic window from Bacteroidota bacterium includes:
- a CDS encoding polysaccharide biosynthesis/export family protein, translated as MKRIVIVFFIAVAVFLSACRSLNPSVMLKTGKDFKYNTFSTEPPAVYKISKNDELSFNIYTNDGFKLVDLTTLLGEQSTTTTGGGGTRTVKSSLTYKVEFDGAVKFPVLGRINLQGMTVREAESFLEEKYSAFYNKPFVLLEVTNRRVIIFPGAAGAALVVPLQNENTTLMEGLASAGGISENGKAYKVKLIRGNLKDPEVYLIDLSTLDGVKKANLILQANDIIYVEPHLRIGKEVMANILPYLSFITTTILFIELIKKTP; from the coding sequence ATGAAACGAATCGTTATTGTTTTTTTTATTGCGGTTGCAGTTTTCTTATCCGCCTGCCGCTCCCTTAATCCGAGTGTAATGTTAAAGACAGGAAAAGATTTTAAGTATAATACTTTTTCAACTGAGCCGCCTGCCGTTTATAAAATTTCAAAAAATGATGAATTGAGTTTTAATATTTATACAAATGACGGGTTTAAATTAGTTGATTTGACAACTTTATTGGGTGAACAAAGCACAACAACAACTGGCGGAGGTGGGACTCGTACTGTAAAAAGTTCCCTCACCTATAAAGTTGAATTTGATGGTGCGGTAAAATTTCCCGTCTTAGGGAGAATTAATCTTCAGGGAATGACTGTGCGTGAAGCAGAATCTTTTCTGGAAGAAAAATATTCTGCATTCTATAATAAGCCGTTTGTACTTCTTGAAGTTACAAATCGCAGAGTAATTATTTTTCCGGGTGCGGCTGGTGCTGCCCTGGTAGTGCCTCTTCAAAATGAAAATACAACCTTAATGGAAGGGCTTGCTTCAGCAGGTGGAATTTCAGAAAATGGTAAAGCATATAAAGTGAAACTTATTCGTGGAAATCTGAAAGACCCGGAAGTTTATTTGATTGACCTTTCCACGCTCGATGGTGTAAAAAAAGCTAACCTTATTTTACAAGCAAATGATATTATTTATGTAGAACCGCACCTGAGAATTGGAAAAGAAGTCATGGCAAATATTCTTCCCTATCTTTCATTTATTACCACCACTATTCTGTTTATCGAGTTAATTAAGAAAACTCCGTAA